The genomic stretch CGTCAAGGAGCAGCTCCTGGAGGACGTGGTGGCCACCGGACGCCGGTGGGAGTTCACCTCGTCAGGCGGGGTCATGTACCGGCCTGACCTGCTCGGCTTCCTGGAGAAGACGGGCGCGCTCTCCACCACGCTCTTCCCTGGCGGCGACACGGTGGACCCGCTGGTCCGCTTCCAGGTGCGCCTGCGCCCGGGCGTCTCCGCGGACGGCATGGCGTCGCAGATTTCATCCATCACCCTGACACTCGACGGTACGGACGAGACGTACCGCAACGGCCCGGACACGGTGTGGAAGCCGATGATCTGGCCCGGTCAGGCCGGCAAGCTCGGCGCCCGCATCACCGTGCAGAGCGCGGATGGCTCCACGGAGACGACGCTGGAGGCCGAGGGTGACTGGGGCCTGTTCCGCCTGCTGGAGCGCGTCAAGCGCATCGAGCCCAGCGCGGACGGCCGCTACTTCACCGCGACGTGGGAAATCGAGGAGATGAACGGCGCGCTGGTCTCCATCGACTTCCGTCCGGAGCGCACCGCCAACCCGTTCTTCGGGATGTCGGGCAACACGTCCAAGCTGCTGGCCATCTTCCGGGACCCGGGGCTGCAGCCACCGACGAGCATCGCGCGCAAGGGCGAGTGCGCGCCGCAGGCCATCGCGGCGGATGGAGTTCACTGACATGGCAGTGCAGTCGCCGCGCATCGGCCTGCTGGGCAAGACGCCCCGACAGGCCGAGTTCATCCGCCACAACGCGGCCACCCCGCTGGCCCTCCAGCTCTACGGCTGGATGGAAGCGGGCGTGGAGCGTTCGCGAAGAGCCCGGGTGGACCTGCCCGCCGAGCCCGTCTGTTTCGTCTTCACCGCGCCCGGCCAGAAGCAGGCGCTGGTGGGGCTGATGGCGCCCAGCCAGGACAGCGTGGGCCGGACATTCCCCCTGGCTGTCTTCACCGAGGTGTCCTCGGCGGAGACGGCCTCGCGGCTCGCGTTGACACCAGAGGCGTACCAGCCCTTCCTGCGCGCCGCCGGTGCGCTGGCCCAGTCCGCCGCGGAGCTGGAGGTGCCACAGCTGCTGGAGCGCGTGGCGGCGCTGCCCCTGCCGGGGCCGGGGGACTACAGCCTCGCGAAGCGGCTGCTCAACGCCGTGCTGGCGGACCACCACACCGTGGACCTGCTGGGCCCGGTGGTGGAGGGCACGCCGGAAGGTGGGCGTTACTACGCGCTGCACACCTTCCTCACCGCGTGCGCGGGCGAGCGCGGAAGGGAGCAGTCACCGGCTGGCGTCACCCTGGACTGTCCGCTGTCCACGCGCGTGGGGCCAGTGGCCTGGCTGGAGCTGTCCTCGCGGCTGCTCAAGTGGACGCACCAGCCGCCGGCCTTCTTCTGGTCCGAGGGCGAGAAGCCCCGGCTGCTCATCAGCCTGGGAGCGGCCTCCCCTGCGCTCTTCCTCGCGCTGGCCCAGCCCAGCCGTCCGGGCGCCCAGGTGTGGCCGCTGCGCACCGAGCGCCCCGCCGCCATCGACAACGCGCGCAAGGGCCTCACGGCCTCGGCGCGACAGGTCATCGACGCGCCATCCACCACCCTGGAACAGCTGTTGCAGACGCTTTCACGCTGAAGCCCCGCCACGCCTATGCCTCCCACCCTGGAACAGCTTCGCGAGCGTGCCCTCCCCTGGGCCGAGCCCGTGCCGGGGGCGACCCCGGCCGGCGTGCAGGCGAAGCACGAGCCCGCCTACGAGGCCGTCGCGCTGGAAGTCGCGAAGTTGGAGTCCCCGGCCAGCAACGCCGTGCGCTGGGATGACGTCGTCGAGGGCGCCAGCGAGCTGCTGAAGCACACCACCAAGGACCTCTGGCTCGCCTCGTACATGGCCTACGGCCTGTATGCCACGCGCGGCCTGGACGGCGCGGCCACCGGCACGGCCGTGCTCGCCGAGGTGACGGAGCGCTACTGGCAGGACCTCTTCCCGGAGGCGAAGCGGCTGCGCGGCCGGGCCAACGCCGTGGCCTGGTTCGTGGACCGGCTGGGCCGCATCCTGCCCACCGTGGACCAGGCCTCCGTGAGCGCGGAGCCCCTGGATGCGCTGGCGGTCGCGGTGAAGCGCCTGGCCCAGCTCTCACGCGAGCGGTTCTCCGACATGGCCCCCGCGTTCGGGCCGCTCCAGGACGCCATCGCCCGGCTCCGCGCCGGACTCCCCGAGCCTGAACCCGTGAGCGTCCCGGATGGACGCACCGCGTCCTCGGGGGACGCAGACGCCTCGCAGCCCCCGGTGGATGGGAATGCGTCGTCCCAGGAGGAGGACTCCGCGTCCGGCGAGGCCGGAGAGACCGGTGTGCGCGCGGCGGACTCCGCGCATGCCACGCGGCATGGAGCGCCTCCGGACAGCGCTGACACGTCCCCCCATGGCAATGACAACCGTTCCGCGCGGGACGCGGCCAACGGCAAGCCCTCCCAAGGCAATGCCAGCGCCACCGCCAACGGCAAACCTGCTCAAGCCAATGGTGCTGGAAACAGCGCCGCCGTGGGCAAAGGCAACACCACCCAGGGCAATCCCACAGCGAAGAGCGCCCCCGCGGCAAAAGGCAACACCGCGCAGGACACCGCCCCAGGCAAAGGCAGTGCAGCCAACCCAAGCAGCGCCTCCGCGAACGGCACACAAGCCCCGCCGCGCGCCGCCGCCATCGAAGTCCCTCCCCTCCCCGAGCTTCCCTCCGCCCCGGACCTGTCCAGCGTGGACGCGGTCACGGACTTCCTGCGCACCGTGGGCGGCGCGCTGCTGGGCGCCGCGGGCGCGCTGCGCCGGGCAAGCCCCGAGGACCCGCTCTCCTACCGCCTCAACCGCATGGGCCTGTGGCTGCACCTGACCCAGCCGCCCGCCGCGGATGGAAATGGCCGCACGCAGATTCACCCACTGCCGGACCTGCTGCGCACCAAGCTGGAGACCCTGGAGCAGAACCAGCGCTGGGGCGACCTGCTGGACGAGTCCGAGTCAGCCCTGGCTCGCCACCGATTCACCCTGACGCTCCACCGTTACAGCGCCATCGCCCTGGAGGGACTGGGTGCCGCGTACGCCGGGGCTCGTACCGCGCTGGTGCAGGAACTGGCCATCCAGCTCCGCCGGATGGCTGGCGTGGAGACGCTCATCTCCACCCTGGGCACCCCGCTCACGGACGATGCCACCCAAGACTGGCTGCGCGACCACGTCCTCCGCGCGAGCGCGCCCCCTCCCGCCCCGTCCGCCGCCGCGGTGTCGGTGTCCACGGCCCTGGCCCTGGCCCTGCGGCCCCTGGCACTGGGCCCGCCTGTCCATGCCGACAGCGCGGCGCTGGAAGCCGAAGCCCGCACGTTGCTGGAGGAAGGCCGCGTTCACGAAGCTGTCACCCGGTTGCAGGCCGCCGTCACCGCCGCCAGCACCGGCCGCGCCCGCTTCATCTCCCGGCTGGAGCTGGCGCGGCTGTGTGCCAATGCGGGCCAGTTGCCGCTCGCGCGCGCCGTCTATGACGCACTGGACGAAGAGGTCACCGCCCACGCGCTCGACACCTGGGAGCCGGCGCTCGCCGCCGCGTGTCTGGAGGGGTGGCTGCAAACCCGAACCGACGCCGAAAAGGAGTCTGGACCGGTGGCAGTGAAATTTCGAAACCGGTATCGTCGTCTAGCGTTGCTGGACTCTTCCGCCACGCTGCGCGTCGGCGCTTGAAAGACACCCGTCGTACCGCGGCGAAGCGCTCCCTCATGCGACGCCCGCGTCTTCTACGCAGTTCTCAAGGAGAAAGCCGCAGATGAGCAAAGAGAGTTCCGTCGCCCCGACCGAGCGCGTCAACATCGTCTACAAGCCCGCCACCGGCAACGCGCAGGAGCAGGTGGAGCTGCCGCTGAAGGTGCTGATGCTGGGGGACTTCACGGGTCAGGAAGACGCCCGTCCGCTGGAGCAGCGCGCGCCCATCAACGTGGACAAGGCCAACTTCAATGAAGTCATGGCCCAGCAGAACCTCAAGGTCACCCTGACCGCCGCCGACAAGCTTTCGGCGGACCCGAACGCCACGATGAACGTGTCGCTCCAGTTCAAGAATCTGAATGACTTTTCGCCCGAGAGCGTTGTCAATCAGGTGCCGGAGCTGAAGAAGCTGCTTGAGCTGCGCAGCGCGCTCAACGCCCTCAAGGGCCCCCTGGGCAACCTGCCGGCGTTCCGCAAGAAGCTCCAGGCCCTGCTCGCCGACGAGGACGGACGCAAGGCACTCATCAAGGAATTGGGTCTGACCGAAGAGACCAAGTAGCCCTTTCCGGGGGAACCGAATCGCCATGGCCAACGAGACCCAGACCCAGAAGTCCACCGGCGTCGCCAATGACGCCTCGCTGTCCCTGCTCGACGAAATCCTGTCCGAGGCCAAGCTGAAGCCGAAGGACGAGGGTTACGACGTCGCCAAGCGCGGCGTGCAGGCCTTCATCACCGAGATGCTGGCGCCCAACCGCTCCGAGGAGCGCGTGGACAAGGCGCTCGTCGACGCGATGATCGCCGAAATCGACAAGCGCCTGTCCTCCCAGGTCAACGAAATCCTCCACGCGAAGGAGTTCCAGAAGCTGGAGGCCTCGTGGCGCTCGCTGAAGTTCATGGTGGACCGCACCGACTTCCGCGAGAACACCCGCGTGGAGATGCTG from Myxococcus xanthus encodes the following:
- the tagF gene encoding type VI secretion system-associated protein TagF, whose protein sequence is MAVQSPRIGLLGKTPRQAEFIRHNAATPLALQLYGWMEAGVERSRRARVDLPAEPVCFVFTAPGQKQALVGLMAPSQDSVGRTFPLAVFTEVSSAETASRLALTPEAYQPFLRAAGALAQSAAELEVPQLLERVAALPLPGPGDYSLAKRLLNAVLADHHTVDLLGPVVEGTPEGGRYYALHTFLTACAGERGREQSPAGVTLDCPLSTRVGPVAWLELSSRLLKWTHQPPAFFWSEGEKPRLLISLGAASPALFLALAQPSRPGAQVWPLRTERPAAIDNARKGLTASARQVIDAPSTTLEQLLQTLSR
- the tssA gene encoding type VI secretion system protein TssA; the encoded protein is MPPTLEQLRERALPWAEPVPGATPAGVQAKHEPAYEAVALEVAKLESPASNAVRWDDVVEGASELLKHTTKDLWLASYMAYGLYATRGLDGAATGTAVLAEVTERYWQDLFPEAKRLRGRANAVAWFVDRLGRILPTVDQASVSAEPLDALAVAVKRLAQLSRERFSDMAPAFGPLQDAIARLRAGLPEPEPVSVPDGRTASSGDADASQPPVDGNASSQEEDSASGEAGETGVRAADSAHATRHGAPPDSADTSPHGNDNRSARDAANGKPSQGNASATANGKPAQANGAGNSAAVGKGNTTQGNPTAKSAPAAKGNTAQDTAPGKGSAANPSSASANGTQAPPRAAAIEVPPLPELPSAPDLSSVDAVTDFLRTVGGALLGAAGALRRASPEDPLSYRLNRMGLWLHLTQPPAADGNGRTQIHPLPDLLRTKLETLEQNQRWGDLLDESESALARHRFTLTLHRYSAIALEGLGAAYAGARTALVQELAIQLRRMAGVETLISTLGTPLTDDATQDWLRDHVLRASAPPPAPSAAAVSVSTALALALRPLALGPPVHADSAALEAEARTLLEEGRVHEAVTRLQAAVTAASTGRARFISRLELARLCANAGQLPLARAVYDALDEEVTAHALDTWEPALAAACLEGWLQTRTDAEKESGPVAVKFRNRYRRLALLDSSATLRVGA
- the tssB gene encoding type VI secretion system contractile sheath small subunit, which produces MSKESSVAPTERVNIVYKPATGNAQEQVELPLKVLMLGDFTGQEDARPLEQRAPINVDKANFNEVMAQQNLKVTLTAADKLSADPNATMNVSLQFKNLNDFSPESVVNQVPELKKLLELRSALNALKGPLGNLPAFRKKLQALLADEDGRKALIKELGLTEETK